From the genome of Vicia villosa cultivar HV-30 ecotype Madison, WI linkage group LG2, Vvil1.0, whole genome shotgun sequence, one region includes:
- the LOC131652126 gene encoding aminopeptidase P1 — MVDTLSSLRSLMASHSPPLHALIVPSEDYHQSEYVSARDKRRAFVSGFTGSAGLALITKDEALLWTDARYFLQAEQQLSGQWKLMRLGEDPAVDIWMADNLPKDAAIGVDPWCISIDTAQRWERAFAKKHQKLVQTTKNLVDEIWTSRPPAEINAVVIQPLNFAGRPVTDKLQDLRKKFAQEHAQGLVVTALDEVAWLYNIRGNDVAYCPVAHAFAIVTSNSAFIYVDKQKVSNEVKTHLEENGIEIKEYTEVSVDVALLATNELDSASTAKSVNGKHQTGEESSNLIWADPASCCYALYSKLNPDTVLLQQSPLALPKALKNPVELDGLRKAHIRDGAAVVQYLVWLEKKMQDIYGASGYFSEENTVKKDKNLQSVKLTEVTVSDKLEEFRASKENFRGLSFPTISAVGPNAAICHYKPEAETCAELDPDKIYLFDSGAQYLDGTTDITRTVHFGRPSDHEKASYTAVLKGHISLGNARFPNGTNGHQLDILARIPLWKDGLDFRHGTGHGVGSYLNVHEGPQLISFRARNVPLQSSMTVTDEPGYYEDGSFGIRLENVLIVNEADTKFNFGGKGYLSFEHITWAPYQTKLIDLSLLIPEEINWLNSYHSKCRDILAPYLDEAENAWLKKATEPIAV, encoded by the exons ATGGTAGACACACTCTCTTCTTTGAGGTCTTTAATGGCTTCTCACTCTCCACCTCTTCACGCCTTAATCGTTCCATCTGAAGATTATCACCAG AGTGAATATGTCTCTGCACGAGACAAGCGTCGCGCTTTCGTTTCTGGATTCACCGGAAGTGCTG GTTTGGCACTTATAACAAAGGATGAAGCACTACTTTGGACCGATGCACGTTATTTTTTGCAAGCTGAACAACAACTTAGTGGTCAATGGAAACTCATGCGTCTCGGTGAAGATCCTGCTGTAGATATCTGGATGGCTGAT AACTTGCCAAAAGATGCAGCAATTGGGGTTGACCCTTGGTGCATATCAATTGATACTGCTCAAAGATGGGAACGCGCCTTTGCCAAAAAACACCAGAAGCTAGTCCAAACAACAAAAAATTTGGTAGATGAAATTTGGACAAGTCGTCCACCTGCAGAGATTAACGCTGTCGTTATACAACCATTAAATTTTGCAGGTCGCCCTGTCACAGATAAGTTGCAAGATTTGAGAAAAAAGTTTGCACAGGAGCATGCTCAAGGATTAGTTGTAACAGCACTCGATGAA GTTGCTTGGCTGTATAATATTCGTGGAAATGATGTGGCTTACTGTCCCGTTGCTCACGCATTTGCAATTGTGACGTCCAATTCTGCCTTCATTTATGTGGACAAGCAAAAGGTTTCTAACGAG GTAAAAACTCATTTGGAGGAGAATGGAATTGAAATTAAAGAGTATACAGAAGTAAGCGTAGACGTGGCATTGCTTGCGACTAATGAGCTTGATTCCGCGTCTACTGCCAAGAGTGTAAATGGTAAACATCAAACAGGAGAAGAGAGTAGCAACCTCATATGGGCTGATCCAGCTTCCTGCTGTTATGCTCTGTATTCAAAATTGAACCCTGATACCGTTCTCTTGCAACAATCACCTTTGGCTCTTCCAAAAGCTTTAAAG AACCCGGTGGAATTGGATGGGTTAAGAAAGGCACATATTCGTGATGGCGCGGCTGTTGTGCAATATCTTGTTTGGCTGGAAAAGAAG ATGCAGGATATTTATGGAGCATCTGGATACTTTTCGGAGGAGAATACCGTTAAAAAGGATAAAAATTT GCAATCTGTGAAATTGACTGAGGTGACCGTAAGTGACAAGCTTGAAGAATTTAGAGCATCAAAAGAG AATTTCAGAGGATTGAGTTTCCCTACTATTTCTGCAGTTGGCCCAAATGCTGCTATATGTCATTATAAGCCAGAGGCAGAAACATGCGCCGAGCTCGATCCTGACAAAATATATCTTTTTGATTCTGGAGCCCAG TATCTGGACGGAACAACTGACATTACACGAACAGTACATTTCGGGAGACCTTCGGATCATGAAAAAGCAAGCTATACAGCA GTCCTAAAGGGTCACATTTCGTTGGGAAATGCTAGATTTCCTAATGGAACAAATG GTCACCAACTTGATATTCTTGCTCGAATTCCTTTGTGGAAGGATGGTCTTGATTTTCGACATGGAACTGGTCACGGTGTTGGATCCTACCTGAATGTCCATGAAG GACCTCAGTTAATCAGTTTCAGAGCACGAAACGTACCTCTGCAATCTTCAATGACTGTTACAGATG aacccggttactatgaGGATGGATCATTTGGAATAAGATTGGAGAACGTGCTTATTGTCAACGAGGCTGATACAAAATTTAATTTCGGCGGTAAAGGTTACTTATCGTTTGAGCATATTACCTGG GCACCATACCAAACAAAGTTGATTGATCTGAGCCTTCTAATTCCAGAAGAGATAAATTGGTTGAACTCGTATCATTCAAAGTGTAGAGATATTTTGGCGCCGTATCTGGATGAAGCTGAAAATGCATGGCTGAAGAAAGCAACAGAACCTATAGCTGTGTGA